A DNA window from Hoplias malabaricus isolate fHopMal1 chromosome 5, fHopMal1.hap1, whole genome shotgun sequence contains the following coding sequences:
- the ptges3a gene encoding prostaglandin E synthase 3, which translates to MQPATAKWYDRRDSVFVEFCVEDSREVEVKFDKSKIDFSCVGGVDTIKYHNEVELFEAIDPNESKHKRTDRSVFCCLRKAESGKSWPRLTKDKAKLNWLSVDFNNWKDWEDDSDEELSSYDRFSEMMNNMGGEDDLPDMDGADEEESADSDDEKMPDLE; encoded by the exons AT GCAGCCAGCAACTGCGAAGTGGTACGACAGACGGGACTCTGTCTTTGTTGAGTTCTGTGTAGAAGACAGCAGAGAAGTTGAAGTGAAATTTGACAAGTCAAAGATTGATTTCAG TTGTGTAGGAGGAGTTGATACCATCAAATACCATAATGAAGTAGAACTTTTTGAGGCCATCGATCCAAAT GAGTCAAAACATAAACGTACCGACAGATCTGTGTTTTGCTGTCTAAGAAAGGCAGAGTCAGGCAAGTCATGGCCTAGATTAACAAAAGATAAAGCAAAG CTCAATTGGCTCAGTGTTGACTTCAATAACTGGAAAGACTGGGAAGATGATTCAGATGAAGAGTTGTCCAGCTATGACCGTTTCTCGGAG ATGATGAACAATATGGGAGGAGAAGATGATCTGCCGGACATGGACGGTGCAGATGAG GAAGAGTCTGCAGATAGCGATGATGAAA AGATGCCGGATCTTGAATGA
- the dtx3 gene encoding probable E3 ubiquitin-protein ligase DTX3 isoform X2 — protein MGSQVSSDEMSVRAGQGSDEVLVSQAVWDYLAAAGRPWLLDFEDKQGLSAGIIRRGERGGCCAVRLSPVEGSSRAGTNMMEGPVSPATRKAFIDLCRCARKEMTKQEAAPKRKRSLLPCVGVMEVDGEGSLLPPPPPQPRRSQRQQQQRYRRSVDMGNSVVLPMLHETATRTEAELNVGQPSEEDAASCSICMGDIVEKTTLEKCGHSFCRSCLDQAFKVKKACPVCRLVYGQLIGNQPANGSMMVEREPDLELPGHEGYGCICIIYSFPPGFQSQEHPNPGVRYPGTDRVAYLPDSPEGNRVLRLLRRAFEQRLIFTIGTSMTTGMHNVITWNDIHHKTSIWGGPRCFGYPDPTYLVRVTEELREKGITAD, from the exons ATGGGATCACAAG TTTCATCAGATGAGATGAGTGTGCGTGCAGGGCAGGGCAGTGACGAGGTGCTGGTGTCTCAGGCTGTGTGGGATTACCTGGCGGCGGCTGGGAGACCCTGGCTCCTTGATTTTGAGGATAAACAGGGTCTGAGCGCTGGTATCATCCGCCGTGGGGAGCGTGGAGGCTGCTGTGCTGTCAGGCTCTCTCCGGTGGAGGGCAGCAGCAGGGCGGGGACCAACATGATGGAGGGCCCAGTGTCCCCTGCCACACGGAAAGCCTTTATAGACCTATGCCGCTGTGCCCGCAAGGAAATGACCAAACAGGAGGCTGCCCCCAAAAGGAAGCGCTCGCTTTTACCCTGCGTAGGAGTGATGGAAGTGGATGGCGAGGGCAGTTtgcttcctcctcctccacctcagcCACGTCGCTCTCAGAGGCAACAGCAGCAGAGGTACAGAAGGAGTGTGGACATGGGGAACAGCGTGGTTTTGCCCATGCTGCATGAGACCGCCACAAGGACTGAAGCCGAGCTGAATGTAGGCCAGCCAAGTGAAGAGGATGCTGCCAGCTGCTCCATCTGCATGGGCGACATAGTGGAGAAGACGACTTTAGAAAAGTGTGGCCACTCCTTCTGCCGCTCTTGCTTAGATCAGGCTTTCAAGGTGAAAAAGGCTTGTCCCGTCTGCAGGCTGGTTTATGGTCAGCTCATTGGGAACCAGCCAGCGAACGGTAGCATGATGGTGgagagagaaccagacctggagctGCCTGGACATGAAGGATATGGCTGCATATGCATTATCTACAGCTTCCCTCCAGGGTTCCAGTCA CAAGAGCACCCAAACCCTGGAGTGCGGTACCCAGGAACAGACCGTGTAGCGTATCTGCCTGACAGTCCCGAGGGAAACCGCGTGCTGCGCCTGCTGCGGCGGGCTTTTGAACAACGGCTCATCTTCACCATAGGAACCTCCATGACCACGGGCATGCATAATGTCATCACCTGGAACGATATCCACCATAAGACCTCAATATGGGGTGGACCACGATG CTTTGGTTACCCAGACCCTACATACCTCGTGCGAGTGACGGAGGAGTTACGAGAAAAGGGAATAACAGCCGACTGA
- the dtx3 gene encoding probable E3 ubiquitin-protein ligase DTX3 isoform X1 produces the protein MNQTEQSKQNEGNSEEKGDAELCQCVYSAMEMLHVSSDEMSVRAGQGSDEVLVSQAVWDYLAAAGRPWLLDFEDKQGLSAGIIRRGERGGCCAVRLSPVEGSSRAGTNMMEGPVSPATRKAFIDLCRCARKEMTKQEAAPKRKRSLLPCVGVMEVDGEGSLLPPPPPQPRRSQRQQQQRYRRSVDMGNSVVLPMLHETATRTEAELNVGQPSEEDAASCSICMGDIVEKTTLEKCGHSFCRSCLDQAFKVKKACPVCRLVYGQLIGNQPANGSMMVEREPDLELPGHEGYGCICIIYSFPPGFQSQEHPNPGVRYPGTDRVAYLPDSPEGNRVLRLLRRAFEQRLIFTIGTSMTTGMHNVITWNDIHHKTSIWGGPRCFGYPDPTYLVRVTEELREKGITAD, from the exons ATGAACCAGACAGAACAATCTAAACAGAATGAGGGAAACTCAGAGGAAAAGGGGGATGCAGAACTGTGCCAGTGTGTTTATAGCGCCATGGAAATGCTACATG TTTCATCAGATGAGATGAGTGTGCGTGCAGGGCAGGGCAGTGACGAGGTGCTGGTGTCTCAGGCTGTGTGGGATTACCTGGCGGCGGCTGGGAGACCCTGGCTCCTTGATTTTGAGGATAAACAGGGTCTGAGCGCTGGTATCATCCGCCGTGGGGAGCGTGGAGGCTGCTGTGCTGTCAGGCTCTCTCCGGTGGAGGGCAGCAGCAGGGCGGGGACCAACATGATGGAGGGCCCAGTGTCCCCTGCCACACGGAAAGCCTTTATAGACCTATGCCGCTGTGCCCGCAAGGAAATGACCAAACAGGAGGCTGCCCCCAAAAGGAAGCGCTCGCTTTTACCCTGCGTAGGAGTGATGGAAGTGGATGGCGAGGGCAGTTtgcttcctcctcctccacctcagcCACGTCGCTCTCAGAGGCAACAGCAGCAGAGGTACAGAAGGAGTGTGGACATGGGGAACAGCGTGGTTTTGCCCATGCTGCATGAGACCGCCACAAGGACTGAAGCCGAGCTGAATGTAGGCCAGCCAAGTGAAGAGGATGCTGCCAGCTGCTCCATCTGCATGGGCGACATAGTGGAGAAGACGACTTTAGAAAAGTGTGGCCACTCCTTCTGCCGCTCTTGCTTAGATCAGGCTTTCAAGGTGAAAAAGGCTTGTCCCGTCTGCAGGCTGGTTTATGGTCAGCTCATTGGGAACCAGCCAGCGAACGGTAGCATGATGGTGgagagagaaccagacctggagctGCCTGGACATGAAGGATATGGCTGCATATGCATTATCTACAGCTTCCCTCCAGGGTTCCAGTCA CAAGAGCACCCAAACCCTGGAGTGCGGTACCCAGGAACAGACCGTGTAGCGTATCTGCCTGACAGTCCCGAGGGAAACCGCGTGCTGCGCCTGCTGCGGCGGGCTTTTGAACAACGGCTCATCTTCACCATAGGAACCTCCATGACCACGGGCATGCATAATGTCATCACCTGGAACGATATCCACCATAAGACCTCAATATGGGGTGGACCACGATG CTTTGGTTACCCAGACCCTACATACCTCGTGCGAGTGACGGAGGAGTTACGAGAAAAGGGAATAACAGCCGACTGA
- the dtx3 gene encoding probable E3 ubiquitin-protein ligase DTX3 isoform X3, protein MSVRAGQGSDEVLVSQAVWDYLAAAGRPWLLDFEDKQGLSAGIIRRGERGGCCAVRLSPVEGSSRAGTNMMEGPVSPATRKAFIDLCRCARKEMTKQEAAPKRKRSLLPCVGVMEVDGEGSLLPPPPPQPRRSQRQQQQRYRRSVDMGNSVVLPMLHETATRTEAELNVGQPSEEDAASCSICMGDIVEKTTLEKCGHSFCRSCLDQAFKVKKACPVCRLVYGQLIGNQPANGSMMVEREPDLELPGHEGYGCICIIYSFPPGFQSQEHPNPGVRYPGTDRVAYLPDSPEGNRVLRLLRRAFEQRLIFTIGTSMTTGMHNVITWNDIHHKTSIWGGPRCFGYPDPTYLVRVTEELREKGITAD, encoded by the exons ATGAGTGTGCGTGCAGGGCAGGGCAGTGACGAGGTGCTGGTGTCTCAGGCTGTGTGGGATTACCTGGCGGCGGCTGGGAGACCCTGGCTCCTTGATTTTGAGGATAAACAGGGTCTGAGCGCTGGTATCATCCGCCGTGGGGAGCGTGGAGGCTGCTGTGCTGTCAGGCTCTCTCCGGTGGAGGGCAGCAGCAGGGCGGGGACCAACATGATGGAGGGCCCAGTGTCCCCTGCCACACGGAAAGCCTTTATAGACCTATGCCGCTGTGCCCGCAAGGAAATGACCAAACAGGAGGCTGCCCCCAAAAGGAAGCGCTCGCTTTTACCCTGCGTAGGAGTGATGGAAGTGGATGGCGAGGGCAGTTtgcttcctcctcctccacctcagcCACGTCGCTCTCAGAGGCAACAGCAGCAGAGGTACAGAAGGAGTGTGGACATGGGGAACAGCGTGGTTTTGCCCATGCTGCATGAGACCGCCACAAGGACTGAAGCCGAGCTGAATGTAGGCCAGCCAAGTGAAGAGGATGCTGCCAGCTGCTCCATCTGCATGGGCGACATAGTGGAGAAGACGACTTTAGAAAAGTGTGGCCACTCCTTCTGCCGCTCTTGCTTAGATCAGGCTTTCAAGGTGAAAAAGGCTTGTCCCGTCTGCAGGCTGGTTTATGGTCAGCTCATTGGGAACCAGCCAGCGAACGGTAGCATGATGGTGgagagagaaccagacctggagctGCCTGGACATGAAGGATATGGCTGCATATGCATTATCTACAGCTTCCCTCCAGGGTTCCAGTCA CAAGAGCACCCAAACCCTGGAGTGCGGTACCCAGGAACAGACCGTGTAGCGTATCTGCCTGACAGTCCCGAGGGAAACCGCGTGCTGCGCCTGCTGCGGCGGGCTTTTGAACAACGGCTCATCTTCACCATAGGAACCTCCATGACCACGGGCATGCATAATGTCATCACCTGGAACGATATCCACCATAAGACCTCAATATGGGGTGGACCACGATG CTTTGGTTACCCAGACCCTACATACCTCGTGCGAGTGACGGAGGAGTTACGAGAAAAGGGAATAACAGCCGACTGA